GCAAAGTACTATGATGCTGAGGATATCGATCCGGACAGTATTCCAAAGGTAAGCGAAAGTTcttaaattcatttaaaagcaaattcatttaaatgttaataatttaattcgCACTTCATTTAGAAGAAATCAAGCGTTATCacaaaattgtgttttttttttcaaatttcgcgCAGCAATAGTTCAGGGAAACTGAGGAAAAATTGCGGGTGGAGACTGAAATTGGTCCAGAGAGCATAAAAATATAAGATAAAATGGTAAACGAACCGTTGTGATATCGCGATTCCATGGATCCTTGTTAAAATGGCGAATGAGTCCAGAACGCATTGAATGCGAATGCAATTTCGCGCTCCAATGCTAAAAGTGGTTTCCAGCGACAAGTTTGTGTCACCAATTATCATGTTTGAAACTGTATTTCCGTTTTCGCTCCGAGAAACCGAGAAGCCGTGACCTCTGGACCTCATTTTCTCGCAGTTAACGAAAACAAATGCgttaaaaattaggaaataattaaaatatggTTTCAATAAATGCAAAACATGGTTATTGATCATTTCCGCTCGTTAAAATCCATTGTATAAACACGTACGGTCATAACGTTGTTTTTATAAAATCATTACGAGagcaatgtttttctttgtaggcTCAAAAATTCATCATGCTAGGACAACAGGAGCTGCAATTCTTTTTCAGGTATTTCTTTACTATTTTCTTCGGTCGATTCTGTAGTCTTGAATCAATCAATACCGCACAATATCCGTATTTTTGAGGCTTCCCGATGTGATGAACGATGATCGACAATGGCGTAGTGCGTTGAGCAGTTTTAAGGAGACATTCAGCGACAATAATGTTCCGATGAACGAATTCAACGTTAGCacattcatattatttattaaatatttcgaatattttatTGATCCGTATTGATTTGTATTGTTGCAGAAAGTGACGGATGCATTCCTGGCagcaatgcaaaaaaatgccGGTGGAGTGACACcggagcagaaaaaagaatgggaaGCATTACTAGCGAAGGCGTACGCTGACATGAAAACATGGGGATGGTATTGATCGGTATTGATTGACAATAGTGACATCAATTCACTCTTTGCAATGTGTTTTGTGTCTGAACTGTCTGAAATTTTATGTATATAGAAATCATCACATTAAAACGaaacatattttatatttttaaattatcgACTTAGTattgagtgtgtgtgtgtggttaTTCATATCTGAGCTTTTATGATTTTATGTGGTTTtattttcctgcaaaaatAAAGGTGCAGATATCATGTTGGAGAatttaagcaaaaagaaattcaaaaaaaaaattaccatcaGATGTTTCTGCCCGATTCAGAGATTCAGGAATACGTTTGTTGGCTTTctccatggaaaaaaaagaaaattagtggATGTGCTCAGtttttgatggttttttttccctcgttAAGAGTTGAAGATGATCGACAACAATTGAATAGTGTGTAATGTACATACTGTACATACTGTACGTACTTAAAAATGTCTGTAGGATCATGTGAATCCTTACCGTGAGATCATTTCTCGTTGCTTTGACACGTTCCGTTGTTTTCATTGGCTCTGTTCCGTGCACTGAGACACCTGGCCATCATTGTTGTGTTTAGTTCGTCGAGTTCTGATCAAAAGCAACAAAGATGAGATAATGACCACAGTAATTTAACAGTAaacaatttctggattttcttcccGATAATAAGAGGTCGATCACATGGATTCTGTGGTGTGATCGCATCTTCACAGCCATTTAATACGGTCGTTCATTAGACGAGTAAAATGAAGATGTAGCAAAAATTGTGACACTGTGGTTCTCGACACGATTGCTGATTGATTGTGAATgagtctttaaaggcatcacctcacgaatctgaggtggtacggatttcagctggtGTATTCGtgtacgagatcgtagatcatagaaaagagggtgattccgtccatttcttcctaagcaccgtaaaaaacgccccggacgAAACgatttcgagcgttccggcgcgctactttccgcaacgagttcgattggagctcgCCAGCcgtgtgtacgcgccgcatcttccggaccgtttttttacgggaattaggaagaaatggacggaatcacctctctatccataatctacgatctcgtataagagcactccacctaaaatccgtaccacttcagattcgtggagtgattccTTTGAAAGGTTCTGGATCCTTACATAAAAGTTACCACGATGCTTGACACGATCCTGTGTTTTCGTTGgtttcggttcttttttatttgaatttttttttcgtggataaaAATTCTGGTTTTCTTCTGCCGCCATAATACTGCACTCTTCCACCATTTGCTGTTCATCATTCGTGAATGCCGTATTGAGGATCTCTCACTCCTCAGTTTCGTAGATCGTAAAGTAAAAAgataagtggaaaaaagagtaaatttGACTTCGGATTATTTTTTAGGATCCCATAAATGAAACTAATTAAATtagtttaaattaaattagataAAAACTCTGATTTAGCACATCGGCTGCGCCAAATAAGTCAATGTATAGGCGAATATGAAACATCCATAAAACCTCAAAGATTCCGAATTAAAGTCAAATGCgttggcgtatcccaagcggattgatactcTGGAGACcttacactttatccttttttttaaattccattGCTGTCACTTCAATTGAGCTCTGTACTCGTATTTTATATCTCTTTTTATAGGAGTTGCTTCACCTCCGATATAGCCTGGTTATCGCATCCTAATCATAAAATCCTGGAGTGGCAATCAAAAATCGCTGTGGAAGAGAAGTTGGTGATGTGAAGCAGTTATAAaacattatatatattttttgttctgcgAAGACCAGTTATactaatttttggaatttggaTATTTTAGAATCGTAGAAAATCGATTATGTAGGAAAGTTACCAATTTTCTTTAGCTATCTGCTATGGATGATTTTAGCTATCTCTGATATGGAATCCCATCTCATGTTTTATTTCCTACTAAAGGCTACGGATTTGTCCCATCtcatgttttatttcttactaAAGGTTACGAATTTGTCCCGTCTTATGTTTTAATTCAAGATAAAAGCTATGGCTATGGATTTGTCCCCTCTCATGTTTTATTTCAGGATAAAACCGTTGTAGAAtttgttagatttttttgaataaaataataggagGCTAACTTGTTATCTGAAGAGCTGCTTCATCAGTCAGCAGCGTTCAGCAGTGGTGCCACTCGAACATTGTTTTCTGAGGTTCTCGAATGATTTTGAGGTGTTTTCTTTGGTGCTCCTCTTCCCTCATGCAAACCTTCACCTCAAGTTGCACGATGTGAGAACGTGATAGTCGGACGTGATCCGGGGGATCCGGAGGGCGAGGGAACAGTGAACGCACATATCCACATCATGAGCGCATGTGTACTGTACACTTGAGCAGCTCATTCGTACGAAGTCTCTGTCAGCTGATACATACATAGTTGCTAATTTTCGTGACTCCCCCTCGTTTTCGTTAccagtttaaaaatttttgcagaagaagagaaagtatGGATTTTTCCTGCGATGAACTGCGAATACTCTATTATCCTAGAATTCGTTACTATTACAAGTGATATGATCTGATTTTCTATTAAGATCTTAGAATAtctcaacaaaaatttcaaaaaacagaaaacttcTGAAGAAGTCGTTTTAAACGTGCAGCTAAGATTTGtaattagaattaaaataatatgtataataatacaatatagaaaaataatatatatatatatatataaatttataaataatacaatacataatgtatatttaaataattaataataagtggtaaaatttttatgtttggGTACGCAAAATCGCAATGCAAAATATTCATGTGGTGCATGTAAGAACCTCTCAATGTTAATTTTCTAgactacttttatttttttttcgccagaaTAAGGGCAAAATGCAATACGAGGGGGGAAAACATCAATATCGTAGTATTTTTCCTGCAGATTCTTAGGAAAAACTGAAAGTAATTGTGCAGGGGAACAGAAAAATACattattcaggaaaaaatcattACTGACAAGAGACTCGATTCATCCTGAAAAGCACATCGTTTAAGTAGTAGTTTGGATCGAATGGTgtgaatttccagaaaaaaatggaagaaaaattctctaaaaGTTCTTTGGAAGCTAATCAGTACATAGAATGTTGTTCGGCCGcaaacaattttgtttttttttctcgtcttttgaAAAACCTTCGAAAGTTCCGCTATTGCAGGATTGGTGGATTGCATTGTTTAATCAACAGTTGCACAGCTGTTTTCCCATATCAATCAAAGTTTCGgagattttacttttttcctttcagttGCTTTTCATCTGCAGAAATatgtttcatttaaaaaaaaacaataaaaatgaaaggcGTTTTATTTGTAAGTCTAGTTGTCCGTCATCCTTAGCGCTCgtatcaatatttttttttgacggtTGTACGAGAAATTGAATAGATTTCTGTACAAAAACTTAGAATTTCgggtatttttttaatgattaaAGGTATTATAAATGTCTTAGAAGATTTTATCTTAATGGATCTCTTTGGATCTTAACCACATAGGTGATTataatttcctcatttttctcatttcgcATTCCCGACCACCTCTGCTGGTTTGCTCTCAAAGTCTGTGTAaatttactttcaaaaaaaaaaaaaacgaaggttAACGGAGAGCTGTTACTTTGcttattgattgttttttttcacagttggaaactcacatttttgaagaaagaaaacgggaCTAACATATATGGCAAGCAGGAAATTTCTGCACTGATTATAAAGTAAAGGATTTGTTTGTCAACAAAGCTGGAAAAAACGGGggaaaaaagctggaaaaaaaaacggaatgaATACCCTAAATATACTACTTTATGATACAAAATCCACTgtcaacttcttttctttcagccTGGATCTGCTGAAAGGCGACTCTTATAAATGAGTATTTgacaaattattgaaaaaaattatttgaatgagTTTTTTACGTGTATTGAATAAGGGAACATCAATAAGGGGTTAAGAACGCAATGATATTCTCTCCAATCCTgataaaaattccattttttatccggaatctttttttttgcggctgAAATAGGAGAATTTGGAATTCTGGAGTAATTTGAGCGATGTGATTTGGACTGTACAGTAGTGTCAGCTTCAGTATATTCACTGCTCTCACATGGATTTCGATTATTTCTCCCAGTGAGACAACTATGTACTTATCATAGGATACCTCAGCTAACAAGACCTCACAGAGTTCCAATGTGATAGCAAGCACCACACGATCGGTATAACTTTCACGTGCTTTCAATGTAAACTGTacactttttctggatcaaCAAGCACTTTCGCGTGTATCCACATCCGcgataatattttaatataataattttataacattatgatatattacattatttatggggatttataatataatattttaagCCCAAGTCTtaaaattcttcgaaaaataagcGAAGTTGATTATCCACAATGTCGTCGGATTTGTTTTAAACCCGTCCTGGGCTGCCGGCCGCCGTACGTGCGTTTCGCTGCGAACGAGAACACCACTTGTAGTGGGGTGCGAAACAAATGGCAACCGCCTGCgcaaatccagaaagaaaaaaagaaaagagatcaCCAGCATTTTTTGCCGAAAGGAATGCTGATCGATCGTTTACAGTCTCTATTCATTGTTACAGTAGATAGTCGTAGATAAAACGTATAGAAGGAGGAAGGGATGAGATGAGTGTGGAGAGAATGAGTTATTTGTTGGCGCTGAGCCAAAGCCAGAGCGTATATTACACATAGTAGAAGCTGTGGTCACATGGTCTGAGTGACTGAGAAACGACGGAAAATACGCTGGATCGAAAAAGAAGTTTACAACATGTACACAATCCATGATCTtccgttagttttttttttctcggatatgGATAAAGCGCTCTCGGGCAAGTGCACATTGCGACGGATTATCTCATCCGGGTATCGTCAAGAATGTCTCGGAAAAAGATAATCGATTTTCGTGGTGGTAACAATGGGAATGTGAAGGAATTTTTCCTGGggatccaattttttttttgagcacaATGATAAACAGCCTTGCGGTGTTGATACTTCTATTTCCCTACTGCTCCAAATGGGGATCATGGAGTGGGAAAAATTCCCGAAATCTCATCGAGGAATCCAAGATACTGTTCCAGTCGGTGTGAGCTCGTTCCTGTATTGAACGCGGATCCGAGATACGGTGGATAAGGGTGGAACTCAAACTTCTTTATCAATCCTATCAGAGCTGCAGGAATTTCTGGCAAA
This is a stretch of genomic DNA from Necator americanus strain Aroian chromosome II, whole genome shotgun sequence. It encodes these proteins:
- a CDS encoding hypothetical protein (NECATOR_CHRII.G8581.T2) gives rise to the protein MVNTDLLKKHASQYKLTRDTAGEYHKQLFTLHPEIAKYYDAEDIDPDSIPKAQKFIMLGQQELQFFFRLPDVMNDDRQWRSALSSFKETFSDNNVPMNEFNKVTDAFLAAMQKNAGGVTPEQKKEWEALLAKAYADMKTWGWY